Part of the Paeniglutamicibacter sulfureus genome, ATGCCACGCGCAAGGTCAGGGCGCTGGAACGCGACGGTGCGGTCTTTGCCGAGCATTGGGACCATTGGGCAGCCCAGGAAGAGGCGTATCTCGCCGCCGATGCGGTCCCCGAGAACGCCGATGTCACCGTGGAGAACCGGGCGGACGGAAGCGCCCCGGACCACGTGCTGCGCGCGCTGAAGGCCTTGCCCCGGTGTGCCCCGGCTCTCTCCCCCGAACGCACCGAGTCCGCGGCGCAAGCACCGTTGCACACCGCACTGCAGGCGGTCCCCGACGCAGCCGCACTCTTCGAAGCACTCTACGCCGAAGCCGGGCACGCGGTCCTGCTCGAATCCAGCAACCTGGGCTTCGCGGACCCGCGCCAACGCAACCGCTACTCCATCATGGCCGCTGCCACCACCGATCACTGCGCGGTCTATGAACAACGCGGCGCGGTGGGGATCTTGCGCGAGGGCACCGCCACGGCGCGGCTCGCGGGCGGCTTCTTCGACTGGCTCGCCCGCAGCTGGGATGCCGCCGGCTTCCTGCCGGCGCAGGGAGAGATTCCGTTTGTTCCCGGCTGGCTGGGCTTCCTGGGGTACGAACTCAAGCGGGAAACCGGCGGCAGCGACATCCGGGTGGACTCGCAGGTACCCTCTGGGCCGGCGGATGCCGCCATGATCAGGCCCTCCCAAGTAGTAGTCGTTGACCACCAGGCCTCCACGGTGCACCTGCTGTCCACCGCTGCCGCTGACGCCGAGGGCTTCTTCGGCCGCGTCCGGGAGCTGCTGCCACAGCTGCCGACCACCGCCGCCGTGCCCGCGCCGCTGGTCCCGGCACCCGCGTTCACCGCGCATGACGACCGCCCCGCCTACTTGGAAAAGGTCCGTGCCGCACAGGAACAGATCCGCCTGGGCAACAGCTACGAGGTCTGCCTGACCACGTCCCTGCGCGCGGAGGCGGTGCCCTGCGACCCGTGGGAGAACTACCTGCGGCTGCGCGCTGCGAACCCCGCGCCTTTCGCGCACTACCTGCGCTTTGGCGACATGGCAGCGGCCAGCACCTCCCCCGAGCGTTTCATGTCGATCGGTTCCGATGGCTGGATGCGCGCCGAACCCATCAAGGGCACCAGGCCGCGCGGTGACTCGCCCGAGGCCGACCTGGCCCTGGTCCGGGAGCTGGAAAGCTCTCCCAAGGACCGCGCCGAAAACATCATGATCGTGGACCTGTTGCGCAACGACCTGTCGCATTTCGCCGATCCCCGCACCCTCTCGGTGCCGCGGCTGTGCGCCATTGAAAGCTATGCGAGCGTCCACCAGATGGTCTCCACCATTGACGCCAGGCTGCGTCCCGGTGCCCCGCGCGCCGAGGCCATTGCCGCGGCGTTCCCCGCCGGTTCCATGACCGGTGCGCCAAAGGTCTCCACCATGGAGATCCTGGATGTGCTCGAGGACGGCAGGGCCCGCGGGCTGTACTCCGGGGCCGTGGGGTATTTTTCCGCCACCGGCGCCGCCGACCTGTCGGTCGTCATCCGCACCCTGGTCATGGGCAGCGCCGCTGCCCCCGGCACCTGGAACCTGTCCTTGGGCGTGGGCGGTGCCATCACCGCCGATTCGTCGCCGCAGGAGGAATGGGACGAGGTCAGGACCAAGGCCTTCGGCGTCCTCTCCGCGCTGGGCAGCGTATTCCCGGGACCTTGAACGGCCCCCCGCGCCCTCCTTCGGCGGCGCCGGGCTTACTGCAGGGTGGCTGAAAGCCGTGCCACGTTGTCGATCCACCGGTTCACCGGGGTGCGCCGGCTCCACGTCCCAAGGGTGAGCTCGGTCGAGTTGGCCCGGTAGATGTCCTGAACCTTCATCAGCTCACCGACCAGGTCCGCGCCCAGGAGCATCAGGGTGATCTCAAGGTTCAGCGAGAAGGAACGCATGTCCATGTTGGAGGACCCCATGACCACCACGTCGTTGTCCACCGCCATGCACTTTGAATGCAGGACCGCGGGGGCCTTGTAGAGGTAGATCCGCACCCCTGCCCGCAGCAGGGCTTCGTAGTAGGACTGCTGCGCGTGCTGCACCAAGGCCTGGTCGCCCTTCTCGCAAACGAAGAGTTCCACCGCCACCCCGCGCTGGGCGGCGGTGGTGATGGCATAGAGCAGCGAATCGTCGGGGACGAAGTAGGGGCTGGTGATGGAGAGGCGCTCGGTGGCCGAATAGATCAGCGTGTTGAACAGCCGCAGGTTGTTTTCCGACTCGAAACCCGGTCCGCTGGGCACCACCTGCCCCAGGTCCTCCCCGGCGTTCGGCGCCTCGGTCATCGCCTCTTCCACCACCGCCAGGTCGTTGAGCAGGTCCTCGTCGGATTCCTGGGACCAGTCGGTCGCGAAGACCACGTCCAGGCTGGTCACCAGCGGGCCGCGGATCTTGGCCATGAGCTCGACCCATTCCCGCCCGAGCTTGTGCGCGCTGCTGCGCTTGTATCCGGGCTCGATGAGGTTTTGGCTGCCGGTGAAGGCCACCTGGCCGTCCACCACCACGATCTTGCGGTGGTTGCGCAGGTCCGGGCGCCGCCACCTGCGCTGGAAGGGCGCCAGCGGAAGCATCCGCCGCCACTTGATGCCCGCGGCGCTCATCCGCCGCACCAGGGAAAAGTAGCCCCTGACGCGCAACGAGCCCAGGTGGTCAAAGAGCACCCTCACCTTGACCCCGCGCGCCACCGCCCGCTCCAGGGCCTCCAGGAACGGGGCGACATACTGCTCGTCGTCGCCGATGATGTAGAACTGCACGTGCACGTAGCGCCGGGCCCTGTCGATTTCCCGGCGCATCTCATCCAGGGATTCCTTGTAGCCGGTGATGAACTCCACCGCGTTGCCGGCCTGCAGCGGCAGCGCGCCCAGCCTCCGGTTCAGCTGGACCGCAGAGAGCACCCAGTCCGGGGCATCGGGCGCCGAGGTGTCCCCGCTCAGGTGCTGGGTGGCTTCGAGGATCGACGCGTTGACGCGGCGCTGGCGTTCGATGCGGCGCCGCGACAGCTTGATGTTGGCAAAAAGCAGGTAGAGCAGCAGGCCCGCCACGGGCAGGAAGAAGATGGCCAGGAGCCACGCCATCGCGGTGGTCGGGCGACGGTTGCCCGGAACGATGCCCACCATGGTGATGCGGATGGTGAGCTCGATGCCCACGGCGATCGACCACAGGGCTGCACCAATCTCCAGTGCGTCGTTGCCTGCGTCCATGGATCCCTCCTTGCCAGAGCCGGATTCCCGGCCATACCCCAGACTACCGCCCGCACGGCGCACACCGGAGAACCACTTTCGCGGCGGTAATCTGGTAGCCATGACTGCACTTGTGTTCCTTGACAGCGATTTTCCCGCCGGCCGCATCGCCGATGCCGCAACCGCACAGCTCTCGGTCCTCGACCAGGGAGTGACGCGCGGGGACGGGATCTTCGAATCCGCGTTGTACTCCCGCGGGGTCGTGCGCAAGCTCGACGCCCACCTGGCACGGATGCGCGTCTCGGCCTCGACGTGCGACTTGTTGATCCCGCACGAGGAGGACTGGCGCACGGCGATCAAGACGGCCGTGGCAGCATACGATGCCGAGTCCCCCAGCGAGGAAGCCGTCGTGAAGCTCGTGGCCACCCGCGGCACCGAGGGCACCGGGCACGGCACGTCCTGGGTCATGGTCTCCCCCGCCCCGGAGCTGGGACGGAAGCAGCGCGAGAGCGGGGTCTCGGTGATCTTCCTGGATCGCGGCTACGACTCGCGGGTCGCCGAGCGCGCCCCGTGGCTGCTGATGGGCGCCAAGACGCTGTCCTACGCGGTGAACATGGCAGCGTTGCGCCATGCCAGGAAGCTGGGCGCCGATGATGTCATCTTCGTTTCCAGCGACGGAATCGTCTTGGAGGGCCCGACGTCCACGGTGCTCATGGCACACCGTGACGGGGACACCAAGCGGCTGATCACCCCGACCCTGGAAACCGGCATCCTTCCCGGCACGACCCAGGGCGCCATCTTTGCCGCCGCGCGGGAAGCCGGGTGGGAACTGGGCTACGGGCCGCTGACCCCGCAGGACCTGCTGGCTGCCGAAGGCCTCTGGCTGGTCTCCAGCGTGCGGTTGCTGACCCCGGTGAACTCCATCGACGGCACAGCCATTGCCCGCGACGCCGGGCTGCACGCCGAGCTCACCGCGATGGTCGACGCCATCGCCTAGGGGGGCGCTTGCCCGCAACCACGACCCCGACAGACCCCCCAAGGATTCGAGACACGCCCCCATGCAAGAGCTGTTCCAGCTGGTGCCTGCCGCCTACGTGGTGCTGCGCCGCGGCAACCGGGTGCTGCTCCAGTTGCGCCAAAACACCGGCTTCATGGACGGGCACTGGGCCTGCGCCGCTGCCGGCCATGTCGAGGCGGGGGAATCGGTGGAAGCCGCGGCGGTGCGCGAGGCCGCCGAGGAAATGGGATTGCGCGTGGATCCGCGGGACCTGCTCCCGCTGACAACCTTGCACCGCGCCAACGGCGGGGATTCGCCGCGCGCCCAGCGCGTGGACTTCTTCTTTGCCGTGTCCCGCTGGGCCGGGGAACCGAGCATCATGGAGCCGGAGAAGTGCGGGGCCATTGCCTGGTTCGATCTGGACAAGCTGCCCGACCCCATGCCGGAGCATGAACGCTACGTGCTGCAAAACCTTGCGGCCGGCACGTTGCCGGCCATCGCCTCGCTGGGCTTCACCGAGTAGCCCGGAGCACCCAGGGAAACAAACGGGGCCTTGCCCGTGCCCATCGCAAGATGCACCCGGGCAGGGCCCCGTCGTGTCGTTGGCTTGGCTAGCTCCAGACCAGGTTCCATGTTCCCAACGTGACGGCCGCCCAAGTGGCCGCGGCACCCAGCAGCAGGCCCGCGGCGACGATGACGGCATCCCGCCGCCCGTAGACAGAGGTCCGGAGCCAGGTCCGGGCATTGGTCCCGAAGCCCTTGGCTTCCATGGTCACCGCCAGCCGCGAGGCCCGGCGGATGGCCTGGACCAGCAGCCCGAAGACCTGTCCCAGGTTCGCGCGTAGCCGCTGCCCCGCCGAGCCCCGGCTGCCCACGCCGCGGGCGCGCCGGGCCATGCCCAGCGTGGTCCACTCCTCAATCAGCAACCCCAGCAGGCGCATGCCCGCCAGCGCCCCGAGCACGAAGCGGTGCGGAAGCCGCGCCTTCTGCGCCAGCGCGTTGGCCAGGTCCGTGGGGTCGGTGGTGAACAGCACCAGCACCGCCGGGATGGCAATCGCGAAGGCCCTCAGGCCCGTGGCGGCGCCGGCAGCCAGCGAACCCTCGGTGATGTCGAAGATGCCCAGGTCAAGAAGAACCGCGCCGGAATCGTTGCCCACCAGTGCGGTGCCCCAGGCCCCGAAGAGCGCCGCGAGCAGCAGCGGCCAGCCGCGAGCCAGGAAGCGCGGGATCGACAGCCCCGCCAGCGGCAAGGCCAGGAAGGTCGCCATCACCACCAGGGCGCTGCTGACCCAGTCCATGGAGGCCACCAGCGGGATCGTTGCCAGCGCCACCGCGGCGAGCTTGGCCAGGGGGTTGGCCCTGCCCAGGAAGCTGGCCCCGCCGCGCGCATCGGCCTCCAGCAACCCGGGCCGGACCGCGACGCCGGGTTCGCCATGCGCGGTCCCCGGGCTCTCGAGGACAAATTCGCCGGCACCGAGGGCACGGGCGAAATCCACGTCGTGGGTCACGGCGATGATTGCCGTGCCGCGCTCCAGTTCCTCGCGCAGCAACAACGCCAGCTCCCGCCAGGTGTTGGCGTCCTGGCCGAAGGTCGGCTCGTCAAGGATCAGGATCCGCGGGCCCGAAGCCAGGACCGTGGCCACCGAGAGACGTCGCTTCTCACCGCCCGAAAGCGTGAAGGGGTTCGCCTCGGCAAGATGTCCCAGCCGCAGCCGCGACAGCAGCGTTTCGACCCGTGCCTCGATCTCCCCGTCCGTGAACAGCGGTTCCCGGGTGCCGGGCTTGACCGCGTGGGCAGGCCCGAAGGCCAATTCCTCGCGGACCGTGTTGGTGACGAATTGGTGCTCCGGTTCCTGGAACACCGAACCGATGCGTCCCACCAGTTCGGTGGCGCGCCAGTGGTAGGGGCGGGCCTCGGAGCCGGCAGCCAGCTCCCCGGTGGCCAGCACGGTGCCGGAGGCCTGTGGCAGCAAGCCCCCGAGCGTCAGGGCGAAGGTCGACTTGCCCGAGCCGTTGGCCCCGCGCACGCACCAGGCCTCGCCGGCCGCGACGCGCAGGTCAAGTCCCCCGGCAGCGATTGATCCGCCGCGCTTCCGGGTGACCGCCAGCTCCTTGGCCTCGAGCAGCAGTGCGCCGCCATCCGTTGCGGCGGGCCGCACGTGGATCGACGGGGTGTATCCGGGGACCCAGACCCCGGCGGAGATCAGTTCCTCGCGCACCTTCCCGGGCCCGAAGAGCTCGTCGGGGGTTCCGTCGTGGGCGATGCCGCCGCCCGGTTCCAACACGATGACCCGGTCCATGTGCGGAGCCCAGGCCTCCAGGCGGTGTTCGACGATCAGCAGGGTCGCCCCGGTGGCATCCAGCGCCGCCAGCACCGCGTCGCGGACCTCCAGCACGCCGTCGGGGTCGAGGTTCGCCGTCGGCTCGTCCAGAAGGACCAGCCCCGGGCCCATGGCAAGGATCCCGGCGAGGGCCAGGCGCTGTTTTTGTCCGCCGGAAAGTGCGGCGGTGGGGTGGTCCAGCGGGACATCGAGGCCCACGGCATCGAGGGCATCGATGATGCGTTGGGCGATCTCTTCCGGCGGCACCGACAGGTTTTCGGCACCGAAAGCAGTGTCGTCCCCGACCCGGGCCTGGACGACCTGGGTTTCGGGATCCTGTTGCATGAGCCCGACCAGACCGCGGCCCTGGGCCGAGGGGATTCCGTCCAGCAGCAGTTCGCCGGAGGAATAGGCCTCGTCGTCCTCGTGCAGGACCCCCGCCAGGGCATAGAGCAGCGTGGATTTGCCGGCGCCCGAAGGACCGGCCAGGAGCACGCGTTCCCCGGCGCGGATATCCAGGTCAAGGCCGCGGAGCGCCGGCTGGGCGCGGTCGGCATGCCGCCAACCCCAGTTGCGGGCGCTGACCGAGACGGCCGTGGCCACCCGGCGGCCGGTGTCCGGGGCGCCGGCTTCACGGTCCAGCATCGAAGGTGATGTCATGATGGCTGCCGCGTCCTAGAGGATGGCTTCGGCGGCCGCCTTGCGGCTGGCCAGGGCGCCCAGGGCACCGGTCTTGGCCAGGGCGCGGGTGGCCAGGAAGGACAGCAGCCCGGCAATGACGATGCCCGAGATGGTCATGAACGCGATGTAGGAGAAGAGCATGCCGGTGGTGTATTCAGGGAACCAGCGGAAGATAAAGGTGTCGTTGACGCTGCCGAAGAGCCCTGCCGCGCCTCCGGCCAGCAGTGCCACGGGAAGGTTGAACTTGCGGTAGCGGAACGCGGCGAACACCAGTTCAGCGCCAAGGCCCTGGATCAGGCCGGAGGCCAGGACGGTCAGCCCGAATTCGGAGCCCATGAGTGCCGAGACCATGGCGGCGACGATTTCGCAGAAGAGTGCGGCACCGGGCTTGCGGATGATCAGCGCGCCGAGCACCGCAGGGAAGAGCCACATGCCCGAGACCAGGGAGGCGGAGGGCGGGAAGGCCAGGAACAGGAAGTCAAGCAGGTGGTGGGTGCTGTTCCAGGCCCAGAAGATGACGCCCGAGGACACGGCGATGACGGCCGCGATGACGATGTCAACGACACGCCAGGACGAGGTTGCCGGCTTGTGCCCGGCGGGCTGGTTGGTGGTGCTCATGGTGGTGATCCTCCTTGGATACAAGGAGGGGAGGGAAAACGCTACTTTGAACGCACCCCTGAGAACTCGACTTCCTTCGCCGGTACTAGCCGGGGCAGGTTCGAGGGTCTGCGGCTATCCGCACTCTCAGCGTCTTGGTGCGAATTTCTTCGCACGACGCTCCCCTGTCGTGATTGTTTCAGTCCTATGATGCTACCTCACGCTATGCTGGGGCAGGTACCGTTGCCCGCAACATTTGGGAGTCCCCTTGAACAGCTTGATGAAACTCATCGGCCCAGCTATCTCGATCGCCGCCGGTTTCCTGGGTGGAAAAATCGTCGACAAGGCCTGGACCGGTTTCACCGGCCGGAAGCCGCCGAAGCATGGCAACGCGGAAGCGCAGGCCGAGGCCAGCCTGCGCCAGATCATTGGCTTCGCCGTCCTGTCGGCCACGACTGCGGCCCTGATCCAGGTGTTCACCGACCGCGGCACCCAACGGGCCCTTGCCCGGTTCGCCAAGAAGGCCTGACACCACAAACGCTTCAGGGGCCCACGGATATCCCGTAGGCCCCTAAGCGTTTCCGGCGATCCTCCGCGCCTCGCGGGCAGGGTTTGGCGCCGCGGGAGTTAGTCGATGAAGTCGGTGCGGTCCCGGGGCTGGCCCTTGCCGTGTTCTTGTTCCTCGCGCTGGGCCGCGGCTTCGACGACGGCGGCCAGTTCGTCGGCCACGAGTGTCTCGCGCTTGAGGTGCCGCGTCCGGTATCCGGCGCGTCCCACCATGTGCGCGGAGACCGGCGCGGTGAGCAACTGCAGCAACCAGGCCAGGACCAGCACCGGCAGCACCGCCCAGGAACGCAATTCCAGCCCGAGCGCAGCCAGCAGCAGGAACAAACCCAGCACCTGCGGCTTGGTTGCCGCGTGCAGGCGCGAAAGCAGGTCCGGGAAGCGCAGCATGCCGATTCCGGCGGCCAGGGACATCAGGCAGCCGACGATCATGAACGTCCCGGCAATGATGTCGATGATGGTGTCAAGCATCAGGCGTTTCTCCGATCCGTGACGAAGCGGGAAACGGTGACCGAACCCACGAATCCGACCAGGCACGCCAGCAGCACGAAGACCAGGTTGTTGGTGTGCCGGTTGACTGTCATTTCCACGCAGAGTGCCGCGGAGATGATCAGCAACAGGACATCGGTGGCAATGACGCGTTCCAGGATGGACGGGCCCATTGCCAGCCTGACGATGGCCAGGCAGGCGGCAATCGAGAGCGTGATGCCGCAGATCCACAGGACGATGATCATGAGGTTGCTCCGTCTTGGTTGTTCGTTGCCTTTGGTTCGGCGTTCAGCGCGGCCAGTTCTTCCTTGGTGCCCATCATGCGGATCAGCCGTTCCTCGATCAGCAAGACGGCCGCCCTGGCCTTCTCCACGCCGGCCTGGTCGTTGACGTTGAGCACGTGCAGGTACAGCGTGGAGGACCTTCGGTCCACCTCGACGACATAGGAGCCGGGCACCAGCGTCAGCACGTGGCCCACGAAGGTGGCCAGCAGATCGGACTCGGTGCGCAGCGTGACGGTGATGACGGCGCTGGTGGTCCGCGGCCCGCGGAATATCGCCAGGAACATGACCTCGAAGCTGGCCCGGGTGATGTCGCGCAGGAAGGCGAGGATGAAGACGACTGCACGCCAGATGTTGAAGCGTCCCGAGAGGATGATCGGCGGCAGGCGGAAGACCCGCACCAGCAGCAGCGAGATCAGCAGCCCGAAGACCAGGTTGCCGACGGCGAAGTCCTGCCAAAGCGCGCCCCACACCAGGGTCATGCCGATCAGCAGCGGGATTTCCTGGCGCAGCGTGGAGCGTTGGCGATGGCCGCTCTCGTCCTTGGCGTCGACCAGTCGTTGTTCCGGACTCATCGTGCCTGCCCTTCTCCGGTGCCGAGGACGGCCTCGATGTAGTTGCCCTTGTCCAGCATTTCCATGGCCACCCTGTCGGTGAAGTCGAAGAGCGGTCCGGCAAACACCGTCAAGGCCACGCCCACCAGCACCAGGGCGGCGGTCATGGCGACCATGCCGTTGGGCAGCAGGGCTGCGTTGCCGCGGTCGGAATAGCGGCTTGCCGGCTCGTCCGCGACGATGTCGTAGGTGGCGCCGCGCGCCGCGGAGACGCCCACCAGCAGCAGCGGGTCAGGGTCCGTGGCGTCCTCGGCATTGCGCCAGAAGGCCCTGTTCCAGATGCGGGCGACGGCCAGCAGGGTCAGCAGCGAGGTCAGCAGGGAGACTCCCACCAGCGCCCAGGCCATCGGGGTGCCCAGCTCGGCACCTCCCTGGACCAGCCCCAGCTTGCCCAGGAAGCCGGAGAACGGCGGGATGCCGCCGAGGTTCATGGCGGGGACAAAGAAGAGCAGGGCCAGCAGCGGGGAGAGTTTCGCGAGGGAACCGAGCCGGTCGATGTTCGAGGTTCCGGCGCGGCGCTCAATGAGCCCCGCCACCAGGAACAGCGAGGTCTGCACCACGATGTGGTGGGCCACGTAGTACACGGTGGCGCCGAGTCCCAGCTGGTTGCCCACGGCCACGCCGAAGATCAGGAAGCCGATGTGGCTGGTCAGCGTGAAGGAAAGCATTCGCTTGATGTCGGTCTGCGCCACGGCACCGAGGATTCCCACCAGCATGGTCAGGCCGGCGACGACCATCAGCGCGTCGGAGAGCCGGTCCCCGGGGAAGAGCAGGGTCTCGGTGCGGATGATGGCGTAGACGCCCACCTTGGTCAGCAACCCGGCAAACACGGCGGTGACGGGCGCGGGCGCGGTGGGGTAGGAGTCAGGGAGCCAGAAAGACAGCGGGAAGACCGCTGCCTTGATCCCGAAGGCCACCAACAGCATCACATGCAGCACCGTCTGGGTGCCAGGGGAAATCTCCGGCAGCTTTTGTGCCAAATCGGCCATGTTCACGGTGCCGACGGCCGCGTAGATCATGCCGATGGTGATCAGGAACAGCACCGAGGAGGTCACCGACACCACCACGTAGGTGGTTCCCGCGCGGATGCGCGCAGTGGTGCCGCCCAGGGTCAGCAACACGTAGGAGGCGGTCAGCAGGATCTCGAAGCCCACATAAAGGTTGAACAGGTCCCCTGCGAGGAAGGCGTTGGACACGCCGGCCACCAGGATCAGGTAGGCAGGGTGGAAGATCGACACCGGCCCGTCCTCGTCCCCGTCGGCCATGCCCTGGCTGGTGGCGTAGAGCAGCACCGCGAGGGAGACGATGGTTGAGACCACCAGCATGAAGGCGGAGAACCCGTCGACGACCATGGAGATTCCGAAGGGCGGCGCCCAGCCGCCCAGGGTGACCGAGTAGGTCCCGCCGTTCCAGACCGTGGCCAGCATCCAGGTCTCAAGGATGAGGGTGAACACCAGGACGCCAATGGTCACCGCGCGCTGGGTGCGGCGCTTGCGGCGCAGGATGAAGGCCAGGGCCGCGCCGAAGATCGGCAGGGCCACGGCAAGCGGGGCAAAGGAAACGGCGCTCAGTGGTGCGTCGATCATGCGCCGGGCCCCTTGTCGGTGGTGGTGTCAGTTGGCACGAAGTCGTCCCCCTCGAATTCGGTGGTGTCTTCCGGCACCGGCGAGTCTTCCTCGAAGTCGAAGGTCGACTGCTGGGAGACGCGAAGGTCCTCGACGTCGTCGGCAACCACGTCGGCCCGGGAAATCACCCAGGAGCGGTAGATGATGCCCAACATGAACGCGGTCACCGCAAAGGTGATCACGATGGCCGTGAGGATCAGCGCCTGCGGCAGCGGGTCGCTGTATTGTTCCGGGCCCAGCGCCGACTGGTACAGCGGGGCCTCGCCGCGGCGTCCGCCGGCGGAGAGGATCAACAGGTTCACCCCGTTGCCCAGCACCACGATGCCCAGCAGCACCCGGGTCAGCGAGCGTTCGAGCAGGAGGTAGATCCCGACGGCAAAAAGTACGCCCATCACTATGAGCAAGGTGATATTGGTGCTCAACGTCCCACTCCCGTCTCCGCGTCGGAAACCATGTCATGTGTGTCGGTGGGGCTGCGGCCCTCGGAACGGTCGTCGATTTCCGAGCCCAGGGAACGGAGCACGTCGATGACCAGCCCGACCACCACCAGGTAGACGCCGATGTCGAAGATCGTCGAGGTCACGAACTTCTGCTCCCCGAAGAGCGGCCAGGTGAATTCGATGGCGGCGGAGGTGAACATCTGGGCGCCGAAGAGCAGCGGTGCCGCCGCGGTGAGTGCCGCGAGCCCCAGCCCGGTGCCCATCAGCGTTCCCGGGCTCACCGGCGTGGCCTCGGCCAGTTCCACCCGGCCGCCGGCCAGGTAGCGGATGGCCAGGGCCAGGCCGGCCAGCAGGCCGCCGGCAAAGCCGCCGCCCGGGGTGTTGTGCCCGGCCAGCAGCAGGTACACCGAAGCCAGCAGGATGGTGTGGAAAACCAGCCTGGTGACCACCTCGAAGGTGATGGAGCGTCGCTCGGGGGCCAGCGTATGGCCTGCCACCAGCCAGGAGTCCTTCTTGGAGATTGCGAAGTTCCGCGCCACGGCAAGTCCCGCACGGCTCTGGTCGCGTCCGCCGATGGCCTCCGAGCCGTGGTCCACCGAACCGTGGGGCACCGCGGAGACGCGCAGCCGTTTGTCTCCGCGACCGCGCACGAAGATCAGCGAGGCGACGCCGGTGGCGGCGGCCGCGAGCACGGTGATCTCGCCGAAGGTGTCCCAGGCACGCATGTCCACCAGGGTCACGTTAACGATGTTCTTGCCCGCCCCGCCGACGTAGGCCAGCTCCGGGTAGGCCAGCGAAATGGGGTCGGCCACGCGCGAGGCCATTGAGGTGGCGGCGATGTAGATCATCGACGCACCGAAGCCGATGCCGATCAGCGCGCGGCCCAGCCGATGGCCGGTGGGGTTCTTGGCCCACAGTTCCACCGGCAGGGCACGCAGTGCCAGCACGAAGGCCACCAGCACGATGGTTTCCACCAGCAGCTGGGTGATGGCCAGGTCTGGCGCTCCCTGTAGCGCGAAGATCGCCGCCATGCCGTAGCCGCTGACCGAAACCATCAGCACGGCCAGGAAGCGCCGGTTGGCCTGAACTGCCCCGATGGCGCCGACAATCATGATCAGGCCGATAACCATCTGGGCGGGATGGTCAAAGGCGATGAAGTTCCCCGGGTCCGGGGTGCTGAGCATGATGGCGACCGAACTTGGCAGCAGCAGCGCCACCAACAGGATCACTACGAGGTAGAAGGACAGGGAACCACGCTGGGTGCGGCCGGTGAGCCAGATGGCCAGGTTGTCCACGCCGCCGACGGTGTATTTGTAATCGCGTTCGGCATCGAACACCGCGGGGACCTTGGCCTGGAAGGCAAAGACCTTTTCACGCGCCAGGAAGAGCAATGCACCGACCACCATGGTCAGGGCCGTGAGTCCCAGCACCGGGGTGAAACCGTGCCAGAGTGCCAGGTGGATGGGGGTCTGGGCGGGCTCGAACAACCCGATGTACGGGGCAATGGCGCCCTCAAGGACCTGCGGGATCCAGGCGAATGCGACGGTGGCGGCGGTCAGGACGAGCAACGGCGTCAGGAACAACAGCGGCACCTTGGGGAAGGCGGTCGGTGCCATGCCTGGCTTCGCTGCAAATCCGCCCCAGAGGAAACGGGCCGCATAGGCGAAGGTCATCATTGACCCGGCCACCACGCCGATGAACAGCACCATGCCGGCTGTGCCATGGCCCTGGGCGTATTCCAGGAGGGACTCGTAAACGGCTTCCTTGGCCACGAAGCCGTAGAGCGGCGGGAACCCGGCCATGGAGGCCGAGGCAATAGCCGCGACCGTAAAGAGCAACGGCGAGGACTTGTAGAGCCCGGAAAGCTGGTGGACATCGCGCGTACCGGATTTGTGGTCGATGATGCCCACGATCAGGAAGAGCGTGGCCTTGAAGAATCCGTGGGCCAGCATCATGGCCAGGCCCGCCAGCGCCGCGTTGGGGGTGCCTACGCCCATGATCAGGATCAGGAAGCCCAGCTGTGAGACGGTGCCGTAGGCCAGCAGCAGTTTGAGGTCGTGTTGCTTCAGCGCGCGCCAGCCGCCGATGAGCATGGTGGCAAGGCCGAGCCACAGCAGCATCGGTTGCCAAAAGGCGGTTTCACTAAAG contains:
- a CDS encoding aminodeoxychorismate lyase; this translates as MTALVFLDSDFPAGRIADAATAQLSVLDQGVTRGDGIFESALYSRGVVRKLDAHLARMRVSASTCDLLIPHEEDWRTAIKTAVAAYDAESPSEEAVVKLVATRGTEGTGHGTSWVMVSPAPELGRKQRESGVSVIFLDRGYDSRVAERAPWLLMGAKTLSYAVNMAALRHARKLGADDVIFVSSDGIVLEGPTSTVLMAHRDGDTKRLITPTLETGILPGTTQGAIFAAAREAGWELGYGPLTPQDLLAAEGLWLVSSVRLLTPVNSIDGTAIARDAGLHAELTAMVDAIA
- the cls gene encoding cardiolipin synthase; translated protein: MDAGNDALEIGAALWSIAVGIELTIRITMVGIVPGNRRPTTAMAWLLAIFFLPVAGLLLYLLFANIKLSRRRIERQRRVNASILEATQHLSGDTSAPDAPDWVLSAVQLNRRLGALPLQAGNAVEFITGYKESLDEMRREIDRARRYVHVQFYIIGDDEQYVAPFLEALERAVARGVKVRVLFDHLGSLRVRGYFSLVRRMSAAGIKWRRMLPLAPFQRRWRRPDLRNHRKIVVVDGQVAFTGSQNLIEPGYKRSSAHKLGREWVELMAKIRGPLVTSLDVVFATDWSQESDEDLLNDLAVVEEAMTEAPNAGEDLGQVVPSGPGFESENNLRLFNTLIYSATERLSITSPYFVPDDSLLYAITTAAQRGVAVELFVCEKGDQALVQHAQQSYYEALLRAGVRIYLYKAPAVLHSKCMAVDNDVVVMGSSNMDMRSFSLNLEITLMLLGADLVGELMKVQDIYRANSTELTLGTWSRRTPVNRWIDNVARLSATLQ
- a CDS encoding chorismate-binding protein, whose product is MATSPVLVLGIDGRSGAGKSTLAAELATALRRHREVALFHLEDIYPGWDGLEAGTHAYVTQVLAPLSRGEAAAWNSWDWAASTPGPRSTLSPAPVVIIEGVGAGCAAARELLDAVIWVQVPDATRKVRALERDGAVFAEHWDHWAAQEEAYLAADAVPENADVTVENRADGSAPDHVLRALKALPRCAPALSPERTESAAQAPLHTALQAVPDAAALFEALYAEAGHAVLLESSNLGFADPRQRNRYSIMAAATTDHCAVYEQRGAVGILREGTATARLAGGFFDWLARSWDAAGFLPAQGEIPFVPGWLGFLGYELKRETGGSDIRVDSQVPSGPADAAMIRPSQVVVVDHQASTVHLLSTAAADAEGFFGRVRELLPQLPTTAAVPAPLVPAPAFTAHDDRPAYLEKVRAAQEQIRLGNSYEVCLTTSLRAEAVPCDPWENYLRLRAANPAPFAHYLRFGDMAAASTSPERFMSIGSDGWMRAEPIKGTRPRGDSPEADLALVRELESSPKDRAENIMIVDLLRNDLSHFADPRTLSVPRLCAIESYASVHQMVSTIDARLRPGAPRAEAIAAAFPAGSMTGAPKVSTMEILDVLEDGRARGLYSGAVGYFSATGAADLSVVIRTLVMGSAAAPGTWNLSLGVGGAITADSSPQEEWDEVRTKAFGVLSALGSVFPGP
- a CDS encoding NUDIX domain-containing protein, with translation MQELFQLVPAAYVVLRRGNRVLLQLRQNTGFMDGHWACAAAGHVEAGESVEAAAVREAAEEMGLRVDPRDLLPLTTLHRANGGDSPRAQRVDFFFAVSRWAGEPSIMEPEKCGAIAWFDLDKLPDPMPEHERYVLQNLAAGTLPAIASLGFTE